A single Brassica oleracea var. oleracea cultivar TO1000 unplaced genomic scaffold, BOL UnpScaffold00846, whole genome shotgun sequence DNA region contains:
- the LOC106320188 gene encoding 50S ribosomal protein L4 has translation MAASLSKRVLRTFGSFTALGRSNATNASGNGLSSRYSDLKCGMGLLSNRKLSTSILTPDDSFPHDLLSQKTVITPDRTIGQYQDLVIPVTNFQNEDRGFMVLAGDVFDVPVRKDIIHHVVRWQLAKRQQGTHSTKTISEVSGTGRKPWNQKGTGRARHGTLRGPQFRGGCVMHGPRPRSHAIKMNKQVRRLGLKIALTARAAEGKLLVFDDLALPTHKTKNIVNYYNQMETTKKVLVVEGGPIDEKLKLATQNLHYVNILPSIGLNVYSILLHDTLVMSRDAVNKIVERMHTPINR, from the exons ATGGCTGCTTCACTCTCAAAAAGAGTTCTTCGCACTTTTGGATCTTTCACAGCCTTAGGACGCAGCAACGCGA CGAATGCATCTGGAAATGGTTTAAGCTCTCGTTATAGTGATCTCAAG TGTGGAATGGGTTTACTTTCAAACCGAAAGCTCTCCACTTCTATTTTGACACCTGATGATTCATTTCCTCATGATTTACTTTCCCAAAAGACAGTCATTACACCAGACCGAACCATAG GACAATATCAAGACTTGGTCATTCCCGTGACTAATTTTCAGAACGAAGACAGGGGTTTCATGGTTTTAGCTGGTGATGTCTTTGATGTTCCTGTAAGGAAAGATATCATTCACCACGTCGTCAGATGGCAGCTTGCCAAACGTCAGCAG GGAACTCACTCGACCAAAACAATAAGTGAGGTTAGCGGAACTGGTAGAAAGCCATGGAACCAGAAGGGTACAGGTCGGGCTAGACATGGTACACTTCGTGGCCCTCAG TTCCGAGGTGGTTGTGTGATGCATGGGCCCAGACCAAGAAGCCATGCGATAAAGATGAATAAGCAGGTTCGAAGACTTGGTCTGAAGATAGCACTCACAGCTAGAGCTGCAGAAGGAAAA CTCCTTGTGTTTGATGATTTGGCATTGCCAACGCACAAGACAAAGAACATTGTAAACTATTACAATCAAATGGAGACCACGAAGAAAGTGCTCGTTGTAGAAGGCGGTCCTATCGATGAGAAGCTGAAGCTAGCCACCCAAAACCTCCACTATGTTAACATACTTCCATCAATA GGGCTTAACGTTTACAGCATTTTGCTCCACGACACGCTTGTGATGTCCCGTGATGCTGTGAATAAGATCGTTGAGCGTATGCACACTCCCATCAACCGTTAA